The genome window TGTTATTGAGGGCTTTAGGATTTGGAAGTGACCAAGAAATCCTAAACTTATTCGGGGAAGATGAATATATTCGCAATACATTAGAAAAAGACAACACAGACTCAACAGAAAAAGCTTTAATTGAGATATATGAACGCTTAAGACCGGGTGAACCACCAACAGTAGACAATGCCAAAAGCTTATTGGAATCTCGCTTCTTTGATCCTAAGCGTTATGACCTTGCTAATGTTGGGCGCTACAAAATTAACAAGAAACTACACATTAAGAACCGTCTGTTCAACCAGAGATTAGCTGAAACGCTCATAGACCCTGAAACGGGTGAAATTTTAGCAGAAGCTGGACAACAGATTGATAGAAGGTTACTCAATAAATTGATACCATTACTAGAACAAGGTATGAACTTCAAAGATGTTCATCCTGTTGAAGGTGTCTTAGAAGATGATATCGGGCTACAAAGCGTTGATATTTTCTCTCCGCTAGATCAAGAGAGTGGGGAAGTCGTTAAAGTCATATCAAACGCACAAATAGACAAAGATGTTAAGCATATCACACCTGCAGATATTATTTCCTCAATTAACTATTTTATTAATCTCTTGCATGGTGTGGGTAACACGGATGACATTGACCACCTAGGTAACCGTCGTCTGCGTTCAGTAGGGGAACTGCTCCAAAACCAATTCCGTATTGGATTGTCTAGGATGGAACGTGTTGTAAGAGAACGGATGTCCATTCAAGATGCAAACGCGATTACCCCTCAGGCACTAATCAACATACGTCCTGTAATTGCATCCATTAAGGAGTTCTTCGGTAGCTCGCAGTTATCCCAATTCATGGACCAAACAAACCCACTAGCTGAGCTCACGCATAAGCGTCGTTTATCAGCACTAGGGCCAGGTGGTCTTACACGTGAACGGGCCGGGTTTGAAGTGCGTGACGTTCACCACTCTCACTATGGACGGATGTGCCCAATCGAAACACCAGAGGGACCAAATATCGGGCTGATTAACTCCTTGTCATCCTTTGCGCGTGTGAACCTCTACGGTTTTATTGAAACACCATACCGAAGAGTCGACCCAGATACAAACAAAGTAACGGATGAGATAGAATACCTAACAGCAGATGAAGAAGATAACTATGTCATCGCACAGGCCAACGCTAAACTTGATGAAGATAAGCGATTCCAAAATGAACAGGTTGTTGCACGTTTCAAGGATGAAATTCTAACTGTAGGAAGAGACCGCATCGATTACATGGACGTTTCTCCAAAACAGGTTGTATCAGTCGCGACCGCATGTATCCCATTCTTGGAAAACGATGACTCTAACCGTGCACTGATGGGTGCGAACATGCAACGTCAGGCGGTGCCATTGTTAACACCACGTTCACCTATCGTAGGAACAGGAATGGAATACAAAGCAGCAAAAGACTCTGGGGCAGCTATGATCGCCAAGTATCCAGGGGTCGTTGAGAGAGTAACTGCAAAGGAAGTTTGGGTACGACGTACAGAAGAAGTAGATGGCAAGACGGTCGAAGGCCCTCTTGATAAGTATCGTTTACTCAAATATCAACGCTCTAACCAAGGAACTTCCTATAACCAGCGTCCGATTGTTAGAGCAGGGGACGTTGTGACCAAAGGCGAGATTCTAGCTGATGGACCGTCAATGGAAGTTGGTGAAATGGCACTAGGGCAAAACGTACTCGTCGGATTTATGACTTGGGAAGGTTATAACTTCGAGGACGCCATTATCTTAAGTGAAAGACTTGTGAAAGACGATGTCTATACTTCGATTCATATCGAAGAGTATGAGTCTGAAGCGAGAGACACGAAGCTAGGGCCAGAGGAAATCACTCGCGATATACCGAACGTCGGGGAAGATGCGCTAAAGAACTTAGACGAAAGAGGTATTATCCGTATCGGTGCTGAGATTCATGACGGAGACATTCTAGTGGGTAAAGTCACCCCTAAAGGTGTAACGGAACTCACAGCTGAAGAACGTCTACTGCATGCGATCTTTGGAGAAAAAGCGCGTGAGGTTAGAGACACGTCACTCAGAGCACCACATGGAGGCTCCGGTATCGTACTAGACGTGAAAGTCTTTACGAGAGCAAACGGAGACGAATTACCACCAGGTGTTAACCAATTGGTGCGCGTCTATATTGCTCAGAAGAGAAAGATTTCCGAAGGGGATAAGATGGCAGGTCGACATGGTAACAAGGGTGTTATCGCTCGTATCCTTCCTGAGGAAGATATGCCTTACCTACCAGACGGTACGCCTCTAGATGTCATGCTCAACCCATTAGGGGTACCTTCTCGAATGAACATCGGGCAAGTGCTGGAGCTACACCTAGGAATGGCAGGTAGAAAACTCGGTCTACACATGGCTACACCTGTTTTTGATGGCGCTAGAGAGGAAGATATCTGGGATACGCTCGAAGAAGCAGGCATGGATAGAGACGGTAAATCAAACTTGTTCGACGGTCGAACAGGAGATCAATTTGACAATCGTGTATCTGTCGGGATCATGTACATGATTAAGCTAGCACATATGGTTGATGATAAGATCCACGCTCGTTCAACAGGTCCATACTCTCTTGTTACGCAGCAGCCACTGGGCGGTAAAGCACAGTTTGGTGGACAGCGTTTTGGTGAGATGGAGGTTTGGGCGCTTGAGGCTTACGGTGCGGCATACACACTACAAGAGATTCTCACAGTGAAATCTGACGACGTTGTGGGCCGTGTCAAAACTTATGAATCCATCGTAAAAGGAGAAAATGTACCGGAGCCAGGCGTACCTGAGTCCTTTAAGGTTCTGATTAAAGAACTCCAAAGCTTAGGTATGGATGTGAAAGTACTTTCCTCCGATGAACAAGAGATTGACATGAGAGAGATTGACGAAGAAGAAGAACAATCAAACGAGAAACTTAACCTTAACCTTGAGGCGAATGAGCAATAATCATATGTGAAAAAAATAGGAGGTATGCTCCTTGATCGATGTAAATAACTTTGAGTACATGCAAATTGGTTTAGCGTCGCCAAACAAGATTCGTTCATGGTCTAGAGGGGAAGTCAAAAAACCCGAAACGATTAACTATCGAACGCTTAAACCTGAAAAAGAAGGGCTTTTCTGTGAGAAGATTTTCGGACCCACTAAGGATTGGGAATGTCACTGCGGGAAGTATAAGCGAGTCCGTTACAAAGGTGTCGTTTGTGACCGCTGTGGTGTTGAAGTGACAAGAGCGAAGGTCCGCCGTGAGAGAATGGGGCATATTGAACTCGCTGCCCCTGTATCTCACATCTGGTACTTCAAAGGTATCCCTAGTCGTATGGGCCTTAGCTTGGATATGAGTCCGCGTTCTTTAGAGGAAGTCATCTACTTTGCTTCTTATGTCGTTGTAGACCCTGGAGAAACACCACTAGAGAAGAAGCAGCTTCTTTCTGAAAAAGAGTATCGTAGCTATCGAGAGAAATACGGTACCACCTTTAAAGCGGCCATGGGGGCTGAAGCGATCAAATCACTACTGCTTGACCTTGACGTTGACAAAGAAGTTAATATGCTTAAGGAAGAGCTCAAAACAGCCCAAGGCCAACGACGCAATAGAGCAATTAAACGATTAGAAGTTTTAGAAGCATTTAGAAACTCAGGTAACGATCCATCATGGATGATTTTAGAGGTACTCCCCGTCATCCCGCCTGAACTAAGGCCGATGGTGCAGTTAGACGGGGGGCGTTTTGCCACTTCTGACCTTAACGATTTATACCGTCGTGTGATCAACCGAAACAATCGATTAAAGCGTCTATTAGATCTCGGAGCGCCTGAGATCATCGTGCAAAACGAAAAGAGAATGCTTCAGGAAGCGGTTGACGCATTAATAGATAACGGGCGTAGAGGCCGTCCAGTAACGGGACCGGGTAACCGTCCGTTGAAATCTCTCAGTCATATGCTAAAAGGGAAACAAGGTCGCTTCCGTCAAAACCTTCTCGGTAAGCGTGTGGACTACTCCGGACGTTCCGTTATCGTTGTAGGTCCTCACTTGAAGATGTACCAATGTGGTCTACCAAAAGAAATGGCACTAGAACTATTTAAGCCGTTTGTGATGAAAGAGCTTGTCTCTAAAGGCATTGCACATAACATCAAGAGTGCCAAGCGTAAAGTCGAGCGCGTGAATCCAGAGGTATGGGACGTTCTAGAAGAAGTGATCAAAGAGCACCCTGTCCTGCTTAACCGTGCGCCTACACTTCACCGTCTAGGGATTCAGGCATTTGAACCTACTCTTGTTGAAGGGCGTGCCATTAAGCTTCACCCACTCGTTTGTACAGCATATAACGCCGACTTTGACGGTGACCAAATGGCCGTACACGTGCCGTTATCTGCAGAAGCGCAAGCAGAAGCGCGCGTACTGATGCTCGCAGCTCAGAACATCCTGAACCCTAAGGATGGTAAACCGGTCGTAACGCCGTCACAGGATATGGTTCTAGGTAACTACTACATCACCCTAGAAAGACCAGGTGCGGTGGGAGAAGGCAGTATCTTTAACAACTCAGCAGAAGCTATCTCGGCTTATCAAAATGGTTATGTCCATCTGCATACAAGAGTAGCCATTCGCGGTAACTCATTAAATAAAACGTACTTTACAGAAGAACAAAATAACGCACTGGTTGTGTCAACGGTAGGGAAAATTATCTTTAATGAAATCCTGCCAGAGTCCTTCCCGTATATCAATGAACCAACGAAATATAACCTTGAGGTGGCTACACCCGAGAAATATTTCATTTATGATAAAGGGACTGACGTTAAAGAGTTTATCTCTAAGATGCCGCAAGTGGATCCATTTAAGAAAGGTTTCTTAGGCGATGTCATTGCAGAGTGCTTCAAACGATTCCAGATTACAGAGACATCCAAAATGCTTGACCGCATGAAAGATTTAGGCTTTGCTTACTCCACGAAAGCAGGGATTACCGTTGGTGTGGCCGATATCGTTGTGCTTGAAGAGAAAAAAGAGATTCTGGAGCAAGCAGAAAAAGACGTCGAAGTGATCTTGAAGCAATACCGCCGAGGTCTCATAACAGAGGATGAACGATATGACCGCGTCATCTCTATCTGGAGTAAAGCGAAAGATGTCATCCAAGAGAAACTAAAAAAATCACTCGATCCACTGAACCCGATCTTTATGATGTCTAACTCTGGTGCTCGTGGTAACGACTCAAACTTTACGCAGCTTGCGGGTATGCGTGGGTTAATGGCCAATCCGTCAGGTCGTATCATTGAAATCCCGATTACATCTAGTTTCCGTGAAGGGCTAACGGTACTCGAGTACTTTATCTCTACACACGGTGCACGTAAAGGTCTAGCGGATACAGCCTTGAAGACGGCCGACTCAGGTTACCTCACACGTCGTCTAGTTGACGTGGCTCAAGACGTCATCATTCGAGAAGATGACTGTGGTACGGACAGAGGCTTAGACGTATCAGCTATACGTGATGGAAGAGAGATTATTGAAGGCATCCATGATCGTCTAGTAGGACGTCTTGCTTTTGAAACGGTGAAACATCCGGAGACAGGCGAAGTGCTTATAAGACCGAACGAATTAATCACTGAAGATATCGCCACAGTTATCGTTGAAGCAGGGGTCGAACAAGTCAAAATCCGTTCCGTCTTCACATGCCGTACGCGTCATGGTGCATGTCAAAGATGTTACGGGCGCAACCTTGCGACAGGTAACCAAGTTGAAATCGGTGAGTCTGTTGGTATCATCGCGGCCCAATCCATTGGTGAACCGGGTACTCAGCTTACAATGCGTACCTTCCACACAGGTGGGGTTGCAGGAGACGATATCACACAGGGTCTGCCACGTATCCAAGAGATATTCGAAGCCAGGAATCCAAAAGGGCAAGCGGTTATCTCTGAGTTAGAGGGTAAAGTGGTGGAGGTCCGCGAAGTCAAAGATCGACGCGAGATTGTTGTTCAAGGCGACGTGGAAACACGCAATTACACTGCCCCATATGGCGCACGCTTAAAAGTAAGTGAGGGTGACGATGTAATAGCTGGGCAAGAACTCACAGAAGGTTCCGTGGATCCAAAAGAACTACTCAAGGTTCAAGGCATGCACGGCGTACAAGAGTATCTGTTAAAAGAGGTACAGAAGGTATACCGTATGCAAGGGGTAGAAATTGGAGACAAACACGTCGAAGTGATGGTACGTCAAATGTTGCGTAAGATTCGTGTCATGGACGCGGGAGATACCGACCTGCTCCCAGGCTCTTACATTGATATCTATGATTACGAAGTCGCCAACCACAAAGTATTACAACAAGGTGGCGTACCTGCAACAGCTCGTCCTGTCTTGCTCGGTATCACTAAAGCTTCACTTGAAACAGACTCCTTCTTATCTGCAGCATCCTTCCAAGAGACAACAAGAGTGCTTACAGATGCTGCCATCAAAGGTAAACGTGACGAATTACTCGGCTTGAAAGAGAACGTCATTATCGGTAAGCTAGTACCAGCTGGTACGGGAATGAACCGTTACCGCCAAGTTGGAGTCCGACATACGGATGAAACGCCTGGAGAGACTGATGGTGACCAGGACCCATCCGTTGTTCAAGACCCGGTCATCGCTGAATAACAGTCATCGTGTAAACGGGAGATCATGGTAACTAAATAAAGTGTGAGGGTGCTTTGCACCCTCACCTTTCATACAGGAAGAAAATCCTAGCCTGAAGTCATTGACACAACGTGTCGAGAATGATACTATATCTGAGTGTGCTTAGATGCCTAAATGCTTTGGAGGATGTATAAATGTCTTATGAAAAAGTAAAGCAGGCAAAGGAAATCAGAATAGGTTTGAAACAGACAATGAAGTCTGTTCAACAAAGTGAAGTGGACGAAGTGCTTATTGCGAAAGATGCAGATCCACACATCGTCTCAAAAGTCCATCGCATATGCGAGGAACACCGTGTTAGCACCATCTATGTAGATTCCATGAAAACGTTAGGTCAAACGTGTGGAATTGATGTAGGGGCTGCAACCGTGGCTCTTAAAAAGTAAGGAAGTTGCGAAGGTGAGAGCGGCTTTCTTATTCAGATATGTTTTTGTTCGGACACCCTCCTGACAAAAACTACAATTTTGCCTTTTTACGAACCACCTGGATCTGTGTACTTGAAAAATTGGAAGGAGGTGCGATGAATGCCTACTATTAACCAGCTAGTAAGAAGAGGTCGCGTAGCGAGATCAGAGAAGTCTAATTCTCCTGCCTTGCAGAAAGGTTACAACAGCTTCAAGAAAACAAGCACGGACTACAGTGCGCCACAAAAACGAGGCGTTTGTACGCGTGTGGGAACAATGACGCCTAAGAAACCAAACTCAGCGCTACGTAAATATGCGCGTGTTCGTTTAACAAACGGAATTGAAGTGACAGCTTACATTCCGGGGATTGGACACAACCTTCAAGAGCACAGCGTTGTGCTTATCCGTGGTGGTCGTGTAAAAGACTTACCAGGGGTACGTTACCACATTGTACGTGGTGCGCTTGATACTGCAGGTGTTCAAGACCGTGCGCAAGGACGTTCTAAGTATGGTACGAAGAGACCAAAGGAAGCTAAAAAATAAGCTTTAATCTATCGCTAGCGCTTACCATAAGCGCTGGCCTCTACTTAGGATGATAACCCTAAAAATCGATAGATAGGAAAACAGATGTAAAGGAGGGGAAAGCATGCCAAGAAAAGGTCCAGTAACTCGCCGTGATGTATTACCTGATCCGGTATACAACAGTAAGCTTGTCACTCGTCTGATTAACCGCATCATGCTTGACGGAAAAAGAGGAGTTGCACAACGCATTCTATATAACGCATTTGATCTTATTCAAGAGCGTACAGGGCAAGAACCTATGGAAGTATTTGACGAAGCGCTTAAGAACATCATGCCAGTACTTGAAGTTAAAGCACGCCGTGTAGGTGGGTCTAACTACCAAGTACCAGTAGAAGTACGTCCTGATCGTCGTACGACACTAGGTCTACGTTGGTTAGTAAACTACGCGCGTTTACGTGGTGAAAAAACAATGGAAGAGCGCTTAGCTGCAGAAATCATCGATGCTTCAAACAACACAGGCTCTGCTGTGAAGAAGCGCGAAGATGTGCATAAAATGGCTGAGGCGAACAAAGCGTTTGCTCACTACCGTTGGTAATTTGATAACACATTGCTTGACTTCATGGTCTCAGAAGCCATGTCACAAAAGAAACCAAATAGAAAATTTTTCTTACGGAAGGAGAAAATAACCTATGGCAAGAGAGTTCTCCTTAAAAAATACGCGTAATATTGGGATCATGGCTCATATTGACGCTGGTAAAACAACGGCAACAGAACGTATTTTGTTCTATACAGGTCGTATTCATAAAATTGGTGAAACGCACGAAGGTGCTTCCCAAATGGACTGGATGGACCAAGAGCAAGAACGTGGTATCACAATCACGTCTGCTGCCACAACTGCTCAGTGGAAAGGCCATCGTGTCAACATTATCGACACGCCTGGACACGTAGACTTCACAGTTGAGGTTGAGCGTTCCCTTCGCGTATTAGATGGAGCTGTCGCACTACTTGATGCACAATCAGGTGTTGAGCCCCAAACCGAAACTGTTTGGCGCCAGGCAACAACTTACGGTGTACCACGTATCGTCTTTGTTAACAAAATGGATAAAGTCGGCGCTGACTTCTTAGGCTCCGTTCAAACGATACATGATCGTCTTGAAGCGAACGCCGTAGCTGTCCAACTACCGATTGGTGCAGAAGATGAGTTTGAAGGGATCATTGACCTCGTAGAAATGCAAGCTTACTACTATATTGATGACCTTGGTACTCGTACAGAGGCTCGTGACATCCCTGATGAATACAAAGAGCAAGCTGATGAGTATCGTACTAAACTAGTGGAGGCAGTCGCTGAACTAGATGAAGAACTCATGATGAAATATCTTGAAGGAGAAGAACTCACTAAGGATGAGATTAAAGCAGCACTCCGCCAAGGGACATGTGACGTTGAAATCTATCCTGTACTTTGTGGTTCTGCTTTCAAAAACAAAGGGGTACAATTAATGATCGACGCTGTCATTGATTACCTACCTTCTCCAGTAGATGTACCACCGATCAAAGGAATCTTACCAGATTCTGAGGAAGAAGTGACTCGTGAATCAAGTGACGATGCACCATTCTCTGCATTAGCATTCAAGATTATGACTGACCCTTATGTCGGTAAGTTATCATTCTTCCGCGTCTACTCAGGTATACTCAAATCAGGATCTTACGTCTTAAACTCAACAAAAGGGAAGCGTGAACGCGTAGGTCGTATCCTACAGATGCACGCCAACTCTCGTGAGGAAATATCTGAGATCCACGCAGGTGAGATTGCAGGTGCAGTTGGACTTAAAGATACGGCTACAGGGGATACGCTATGCGATGAGAAAAACCCTGTTATCCTAGAATCTATGTCCTTCCCTGAGCCTGTTATTAAACTTGCGATTGAGCCAAAAACAAAGGCAGACCAAGAGAAAATGGGTATTGCCCTTGCTAAGCTTGCAGAAGAAGACCCAACGTTCCGTACTGAGACTGACGATGAAACAGGACAAACGATCATCGCTGGTATGGGTGAGCTTCACCTCGATATCATCGTTGACCGCTTGAAACGTGAATTCAAAGTTGAAGCGAACGTAGGGGCACCTCAGGTTGCTTACAAAGAAACGATTCGTCAAGCGGCTAAGGTTGAAGGTAAATTCGTACGTCAATCCGGTGGTCGTGGACAATACGGACACGTATGGGTTGAATTTGAACCACTTGAGGCAGGTAGCGGCTTTGAATTCGAAAACAAAATTGTGGGTGGGGCTGTACCAAGAGAGTACATTCCATCAGTACAACAAGGGATCGAAGAAGCGATGCAGAACGGCCTCATAGCAGGCTATGAAGTCATCGACATGAAGGCGACATTATTTGATGGAAGCTACCACGACGTTGACTCCAGTGAGATGGCCTTTAAGATTGCCGGTTCCATGGCACTTAAAGAAGCTAAATCCAAGTGTGACCCTGCGCTTCTAGAACCGATTATGAAAGTAGAAATCGTTGTTCCAGAAGAACACATGGGTGATGCAATGGGGCATGTTAATGCTCGTCGTGGACGTGTAGAAGGTATGGATGCTCGTGGTAATGCGCAAGTTATCCGTTCGTTTGTGCCACTATCTGAGATGTTCGGATACGCAACAACGCTACGTTCTAGCACACAAGGTCGTGGAACATACTCCATGCATTTTAGCCACTTCGAAGAAGCGCCTAAATCTATTACAGAAGAAGTAGCAAAAGGCAACGAATAATTTGTATAAATGATTGTCTTTTGAATTGTCTTGTTATAAGCTAAGGTTGGTTGATATCCATGATGGGATAGCCCAACCCTAGTCTTAAATAAAAATTATAATTATTCTCTTAAAACAAGGAGGAAATCAATAATGAGTAAAGAAAAGTACGAACGTACGAAACCGCATGCTAACATTGGTACGATTGGTCACGTTGACCATGGTAAAACAACATTAACTGCTGCCATTACAACTGTACTATCCACCAAAGGTGGGGGAGAAGCAAGAGCTTACGACTCTATCGATGGTGCACCAGAAGAGCGTGAACGTGGAATCACGATTTCCACTGCACACGTAGAGTATGAAACTGACAACCGTCACTATGCTCACGTTGACTGCCCAGGACACGCTGACTACGTTAAAAACATGATCACTGGTGCTGCACAAATGGATGGTGCAATCCTCGTTGTGTCTGCAGCTGACGGCCCAATGCCTCAGACTCGTGAGCACATCCTACTTTCTCGTCAGGTAGGGGTACCTTCTATCGTGACATTCTTAAACAAGTGTGACATGGTAGACGACGAAGAACTACTAGAGCTTGTTGAAATGGAAGTACGTGACCTTCTTTCTGAGTACGACTTCCCTGGAGACGACGTACCAGTCATCAAAGGTTCTGCACTTCAAGCACTAGAAGATCCTTCTAGCGAATGGGCTGACAGAATCATTGAACTAATGGAAGCTGTTGACGCTTACATCCCAACACCAGAACGTGACACTGACAAGCCTTTCCTAATGCCTGTTGAGGACGTATTCTCAATCACAGGTCGTGGAACAGTTGCAACTGGCCGTGTTGAACGTGGTGTCATCAAAGTGGGTGACTCTCTAGAGATCCTTGGTCTTGAAGAAGAGCCTAAAAACACAACTTGTACTGGAGTTGAAATGTTCCGTAAGCTTCTAGATCAAGCAGAAGCAGGGGACAACGTTGGGGTACTACTTCGTGGTGTTGACCGTGAAGAAGTACAACGTGGTCAAGTACTTATCCAACCTGGAACAGTAAAAGCGCACACTAAATTCTCTGCGCAAGTTTACGTCCTAAGTAAAGACGAAGGTGGACGTCACACGCCTTTCTTCGCTAACTACCGTCCACAGTTCTACTTCCGTACAACTGACGTAACAGGCATCATTCAACTTCCAGAAGGCGTAGAAATGGTTATGCCTGGGGACAACATTGAAATGACTGTTGAACTTATCGCACCAATCGCGATCGAAGAAGGAACTCGTTTCGCGATCCGTGAAGGTGGACGTACAGTAGGTGCAGGTGCGGTTGCTACAATTCACGAATAATATAGAAGCTTTATGATCTCTCACAGATCGTACAAAGCTTAATCTATAAAAGAAGCATCCTATTAGAGGGTGCTTCTTTTTTCTACGACTATATGCATGACGTATATCGTTCATACCAAAAAGAGGATGTTAAGGCATAGGGAAACAACGCTAATAACAACTTGCTTTTTAATTTTATATATTATAAGATTATTGAGTGCCCAACTGACATAGTTTTTTAGCGATAATACTTGATATTTAGGTCGATTTTCGATAAAATAGTGTCTGTTGGTCATTGGCTGCGATGAAGTAGGAGGTTACCGACACACCCGGCCCCTTTGCCATGGCTGGCGTCGGAAAATTTCTATGGAGAAGTCTAATTTAAAATTGGGCGACGAAGGAGGGAGACATATGGCAAAGCAAAAGATTCGTATTCGTTTAAAAGCTTATGATCATAGAGTGTTAGATCAATCAGCTGAGAAAATTGTAGACACTGCGAAGCGTTCTGGTGCGGACGTATCTGGACCGATTCCATTACCGACGGAAAAAGCAGTATATACAATCCTACGTGCGGTACACAAGTACAAAGATGCACGTGAGCAGTTTGAGATGAGAACCCATAAGCGTTTAATCGATATCGTAAATCCGACACCACAAACAGTGGATGCTTTAATGCGTTTGGATTTACCATCTGGTGTCGATATTGAGATCAAACTATAATCTCTCGATGGTATAAATGGAAATCTTCCATTTAATATGGCAAAAAATAAAACTTACATTAGGAGGTGGCTTTCATGACCAAAGGAATCTTAGGTAAAAAACTTGGTATGACTCAAGTTTTTGGTGATAATGGTGTCGTCCTTCCTGTCACAGTAATCGAAGCTGGCCCATGTGTTGTGCTTCAGAAAAAAGATGCTGAGACAGACGGATACGAGGCGGTTCAACTTGGTTACGATGATAAAAAAGAAAACCGTGCAAACCAACCTGAAACTGGCCATGCCAAAAAGGCAGAAACTGCGCCTAAGCGCTACATTAAAGAAATTCGCGGAGTTGAAGGCGAATTTGAAGTTGGTCAAGAAGTCAAAGCTGACATTTTTGAAGCTGGTGAAGTTGTAGACATCACTGGTGTATCCAAAGGGAAAGGATTCCAAGGCTCCATTAAGCGTCATGGTCAAGCGCGTGGTCCTATGACTCACGGTTCACGTTACCATCGTCGCACAGGTGCCCTAGGTGCTACAGATCCAGCCCGTGTATTTAAAGGTAGACCTTTACCAGGTCGTATGGGTGGCAATAAAGTCACAATTCAAGGCCTAGAAATCGTGAAAGTTGACACGGACCGCAACTTGCTTCTAGTGAAAGGAAACGTTCCTGGAGCGAAGAACAGCTTTGTGACTGTGAAAACTTCAGTGAAGCAATAAGGTTGAAGGAAAGGAGGAATCGCTATGCCAAAAGTAGCATTATACAACCAATCCGGCTCTACAGTTGGAGATATTGAACTTGCAGATGCCGTGTTTGGAATTGAGCCAAACGCTCATGTACTACATGATGCTGTTGTTATGCAACAAGCGTCTGAACGCCGTGGTACGCATGATGTGAAAAACCGTTCA of Caldalkalibacillus salinus contains these proteins:
- the rplC gene encoding 50S ribosomal protein L3, whose protein sequence is MTKGILGKKLGMTQVFGDNGVVLPVTVIEAGPCVVLQKKDAETDGYEAVQLGYDDKKENRANQPETGHAKKAETAPKRYIKEIRGVEGEFEVGQEVKADIFEAGEVVDITGVSKGKGFQGSIKRHGQARGPMTHGSRYHRRTGALGATDPARVFKGRPLPGRMGGNKVTIQGLEIVKVDTDRNLLLVKGNVPGAKNSFVTVKTSVKQ
- the fusA gene encoding elongation factor G: MAREFSLKNTRNIGIMAHIDAGKTTATERILFYTGRIHKIGETHEGASQMDWMDQEQERGITITSAATTAQWKGHRVNIIDTPGHVDFTVEVERSLRVLDGAVALLDAQSGVEPQTETVWRQATTYGVPRIVFVNKMDKVGADFLGSVQTIHDRLEANAVAVQLPIGAEDEFEGIIDLVEMQAYYYIDDLGTRTEARDIPDEYKEQADEYRTKLVEAVAELDEELMMKYLEGEELTKDEIKAALRQGTCDVEIYPVLCGSAFKNKGVQLMIDAVIDYLPSPVDVPPIKGILPDSEEEVTRESSDDAPFSALAFKIMTDPYVGKLSFFRVYSGILKSGSYVLNSTKGKRERVGRILQMHANSREEISEIHAGEIAGAVGLKDTATGDTLCDEKNPVILESMSFPEPVIKLAIEPKTKADQEKMGIALAKLAEEDPTFRTETDDETGQTIIAGMGELHLDIIVDRLKREFKVEANVGAPQVAYKETIRQAAKVEGKFVRQSGGRGQYGHVWVEFEPLEAGSGFEFENKIVGGAVPREYIPSVQQGIEEAMQNGLIAGYEVIDMKATLFDGSYHDVDSSEMAFKIAGSMALKEAKSKCDPALLEPIMKVEIVVPEEHMGDAMGHVNARRGRVEGMDARGNAQVIRSFVPLSEMFGYATTLRSSTQGRGTYSMHFSHFEEAPKSITEEVAKGNE
- the rpsJ gene encoding 30S ribosomal protein S10, with product MAKQKIRIRLKAYDHRVLDQSAEKIVDTAKRSGADVSGPIPLPTEKAVYTILRAVHKYKDAREQFEMRTHKRLIDIVNPTPQTVDALMRLDLPSGVDIEIKL
- the tuf gene encoding elongation factor Tu translates to MSKEKYERTKPHANIGTIGHVDHGKTTLTAAITTVLSTKGGGEARAYDSIDGAPEERERGITISTAHVEYETDNRHYAHVDCPGHADYVKNMITGAAQMDGAILVVSAADGPMPQTREHILLSRQVGVPSIVTFLNKCDMVDDEELLELVEMEVRDLLSEYDFPGDDVPVIKGSALQALEDPSSEWADRIIELMEAVDAYIPTPERDTDKPFLMPVEDVFSITGRGTVATGRVERGVIKVGDSLEILGLEEEPKNTTCTGVEMFRKLLDQAEAGDNVGVLLRGVDREEVQRGQVLIQPGTVKAHTKFSAQVYVLSKDEGGRHTPFFANYRPQFYFRTTDVTGIIQLPEGVEMVMPGDNIEMTVELIAPIAIEEGTRFAIREGGRTVGAGAVATIHE
- the rpsG gene encoding 30S ribosomal protein S7, whose translation is MPRKGPVTRRDVLPDPVYNSKLVTRLINRIMLDGKRGVAQRILYNAFDLIQERTGQEPMEVFDEALKNIMPVLEVKARRVGGSNYQVPVEVRPDRRTTLGLRWLVNYARLRGEKTMEERLAAEIIDASNNTGSAVKKREDVHKMAEANKAFAHYRW